GGGCGAACTGTGCGTTGATGTCAAAGACAACGGCCCCGGTATTTCGCCGCAAAGCATGCCTAAACTCTTCAACGCTTTCTACACCACCAAGCCCGATGGAATGGGTATGGGGTTATCCATTTGTCGATCGATCATTGATGCTCACGGTGGCCGCATCTGGGCAACAAGTGAGGCAGGTGAAGGCGCGGTATTCCACCTGTCCTTCCCCTCCAGCAATGAGGAGCCTGCGTGAACGCAGATATTACTTCCATGGATAAGGCCCCGGTTGTCTTTGTGATTGACGACGAGGCCCCCATGCGCGAAGCGCTCAGTAGTCTCTTTCGTTCGGTGGGGCTCCAAGTGCAGACGTTTGCCTCGCCGACAGAATTTCTACAACTACCCGATCCCGATGCGCCCAGCTGTCTGGTCCTCGATGTACGGCTTCAAGGCGCCAGTGGCCTGGAGTTCCAACATCAGTTGGTGGAATCGAAGATCGCGTTGCCCATCATCTTCATCTCCGGACATGGAGACATCGCCATGTCAGTCAAGGCGATGAAAGCCGGGGCCGTGGATTTTCTGGTCAAGCCGTTCCGCGATCAGGATTTGCTGGATGCCGTCGCCGCTGCTCACCACAGGGATGCCAAACGTCGGGAAATCGACCAGCAGGACGCCGAAATGCATGCCTGCTACC
This DNA window, taken from Pseudomonas fluorescens NCIMB 11764, encodes the following:
- a CDS encoding response regulator transcription factor; the protein is MDKAPVVFVIDDEAPMREALSSLFRSVGLQVQTFASPTEFLQLPDPDAPSCLVLDVRLQGASGLEFQHQLVESKIALPIIFISGHGDIAMSVKAMKAGAVDFLVKPFRDQDLLDAVAAAHHRDAKRREIDQQDAEMHACYQTLTPREREVMAHAAKGLMNKQIAGEMNLSEITVKIHRGHVMKKMHAKSFADLVRTAQALGIGPKR